Sequence from the Phragmites australis chromosome 11, lpPhrAust1.1, whole genome shotgun sequence genome:
GCTTTTCTCTATTCAGTGATTGTGGGAGAGGTTGCCAATTTCGTCGCATACGCTTTTGCCCCCGCGGTGCTGGTTACTCCTCTTGGAGCACTCAGCATAATTATTAGGTACAGCAAGCTGAACTTTATCTTCACAATTCCAAGCAATTTGACATTCTTTTGAGGCAAATTAGAATTTGACATTGAGGGTGTCTATCGGTGGTGTCTGCACCCTTCAGTGCAGTGCTGGCTCATTTCGTCCTGAATGAGAGGTTGCATGCTCTTGGGGTGCTTGGCTGCGTGATGTGCATTGCGGGATCTGTGGTGATTGTTATCCATGCTCCACAGGAGCAGGAGATAACGTCGGTTAGGGAAATATGGAACATGGCGACTCAACCCGGTGAGAATTATCATGGGTGTGATCCAGTCTTGTACAAATGCTAGCTCTTGATTGTAGGAAGTTAAATATGATGACTGAGATATATTGTCATGTATTTTTGCAGCTTTCTTGCTATATGTTGCTTCAGTTATTGTGGTTGTTTTTGTCCTGGTGTTCTATTTCTCCCCTCTCTATGGGCAGTCGAATGTGTTGATTTACACTGCTATTTGCTCTTTGATGGGTTCTCTTTCGGTAATGTCACTTCTGCTGGCAGTTGCTTGTGTTCTCTAATGTTCTACCTGATTATATTCTACTTCAATCTTGCAAAGGGAGGTGCTAAGTTTTTTTCGTTATTCAGGTAATGAGTGTTAAAGCTCTTGGTACATCCTTAAAGTTGACTTTTGAGGGGACAAATCAGTTAGTATATCCAGAGACTTGGTTCTTTATGCTTGTTGTGGCTACT
This genomic interval carries:
- the LOC133884646 gene encoding probable magnesium transporter NIPA3 isoform X2; the protein is MGGGGEAGAELSTDNVKGIVLALLSSGFIGASFIIKKKGLRRAAAASGVRAGVGGYSYLMEPLWWVGMITMIVGEVANFVAYAFAPAVLVTPLGALSIIISAVLAHFVLNERLHALGVLGCVMCIAGSVVIVIHAPQEQEITSVREIWNMATQPAFLLYVASVIVVVFVLVFYFSPLYGQSNVLIYTAICSLMGSLSVMSVKALGTSLKLTFEGTNQLVYPETWFFMLVVATCVLTQMNYLNKALDTFNTAIVSPIYYVMFTTLTILASVIMFKDWSGQSLGSIASEICGLIVVLSGTILLHVTKDYERIPQSRN